From the genome of Xyrauchen texanus isolate HMW12.3.18 chromosome 7, RBS_HiC_50CHRs, whole genome shotgun sequence:
aatgcccattgcaatgaatgtgCAACCTATGTGGAGACTAATTCTTTCAGTTTGTCTTCCACAAGACTGTATAATCAATATAACACATGATTGGCTTGACTGTTGTGCAATGCTTTTATGGTATAGTGCTTAGGTTGGTGCAATATTTGGTTGgttttgttctttttatatttttaatcacTTAGGATGTGCTGCTCTAATGTGTGAATTTCCCCTTTTGGAGATCAATATAGTTGATCAAATCAAAGTGACAGAAGACTTTCTATAATGCTCTTTTAAGCTGCGTGATTGATGGGGGTGGGAGTTATTGTTTATGATAGGAGGACAACTTCTTGACCAACCTTTTCTGTCCTAATTCATCTATGAAGGGCAGAGGACACCCCAGGACAGAACTAGACTTCCTGATCAATTTATTAAGCCTCCAAAATACAGCCCAACAATACCAAAGCATACAAAATGACAGATGCCATCACAGTATCATAAAAAGTCTTTAGCAATACCGGACACATACCAAAGGATCTCAATAGTCTCAGGAAGTGGATATGACTTTGACCCTTCTTGTACAAATAGTCTGTGTTATCAGACCAGTCCAGTTTATTATTTATAAGGTATTTGTATGATTTCACAATCTCAATGTCCACCCCCTGGATGTTTACAGGCACCGTTTCTTGTGTCTTCAGATACAATTTCTTTAGTCTTGCATTAAGCTGGAGGCAGTTCAGCTGGTACCAGTCCACAACTTTCTTGATCAGACCCCTATATTCACCCTCAAAGATACACCCAACAACTGCTGTGTCATTTGAAAATTTCAGCTAGAAGATAGATGACAGCTACAAGGGTTGTACTGAAAAGATTTATAGAGTGTAAACTGGAAAGGGGCTAGATCCGTTCCTTGTGGGACTTCTGTAAAACACTTCACCACATCAGAGACACAGTCCTGAAGCCTAACATACTGGGGTCTGTTGTGAGGTAGTCAATTATCCAGGTAGCCAAGCTAAAATTCAATCCATCTTTCTCCATCTTAGTTCTGTGCAATGAAGGCTGAATGGTGTTGAATGCActggagaaatcaaaacacatGATTCTCACAGTATTTCcagaactccacatgaaaagcacttgcatacaaaaatatcaaattcTGCGTTTTTGGTGATAGTTAGGACTTGGCGTACTTCTGTGGTATTTAAAATGCACCTTCAAGACCCATCTGGGCTTGTTATGTACAACAATTAGagttaagagctcctttccccaTAATTTGTACCTGTTGTTGCGTGTTTGtggtgcgtcagtgtaatgactccaggtggACAAATCGCAAAGTTTTCACCCTTccaactagtgtttatgctggtttatgctgtattaatggtaaatgcgttaacaatgtttaagaaaaatgaacggattaaactttaattaaatcacatgcatacatttttacagcTCTACTTTTAACAGATTAAAAGACAGTGGTTTATGCATTATTGTGCTCTCATGCCCattaatttagcttttatttgttgtaaattgtaagcaattatatttttttaacagataGCATTGGTCAAAGAAATTGATAATTGACGGATACTGATTAATCAGTTAACCATCTACATCCCTATCTCATACcatggctgcatccgaaaccaggaaaatgctgcctctgggggctgtatacggaggtaggaAGAGACCAAGGCACGTCCAAATCCACATCCTGTCaactgagataccttcatctgatagatttttgaaggcagcatagctGTATCCTTTGCAGTCTATGAAATCCCACAATCTGGTGCATGCTCATCCACAGCGGttgaactgaagaaaaaaaatggctGCCGAAGAGGCAGTTGATGGCCAATGTGTGTATAAatgattttattcactttttccaacttttgattccatttctagcgAGAAAGTTGTTTTGTAgtttttaaatatacacttggttaTCGTCAAATCTCTCctgattttgttctagattattagaccATTCAGTTTAACCGAACCACAATGAAGCAGACGTGTTATGGTGATAATAATATAGTGGTCACAAAATGGTGATAATCAgttgctggtatcctagcaaTGATGTGGCATTATGCTGCCTCAGTATCCTGTCCGaaaccagtttctggaggtaCCTTCGTACACGAATGCTGTGTGTTGTGTCATTGAGTGATAGTGCAGCGATGCAACAAGACAGCTAGCTTTGGTTTCAGACGCAGCCCtgtactgtaccatggtaccgcctcatttgacttggaaagactaaacaccacagcaactcacagatcacaactcaaccagctggacctcatttttacacttaactgtaccacctcaaatattcttgatacacgtttacatgtctctgatcactactttgttcaattcaacatgactctcccatctacattAAAACGGACTACACCTTTGGGTTTCCTTTTGCCGTAACCACAGTTCCCTTTCACCCTCTCGcatttccactgatgtctcttcctctcttcccacaataaaagtattttccacgcttgatgtaaacactgccacagacacacttagctctactttaacatcctgtctagacaacatctgtcctctctcctataggccagcacgtactacaccacccagtcCCTGGCTATCTGATGTCCTTTGTGAACATCAAACTGACCTCAgtgcagctgagaggagatggcagaAATCTAAAGGTCCAGCAggtatcagcttctgcttgcaactttctcAGATaatgttaaagctgcaaaaacctcctattaccagaccaagatcaacagcaccacagacactcgtagcttgtttagaacattcaacacccTTATCTGCCATCCCTctcctgacacatcactgacagcagatatcttaatttgactaataaggttacaactatcagcaatacattcacagcaccacacgcTGTCAAACACAtgtctcctgtatgcaactcttctgtctTTATGTGTTCTCCTCTGACTGAacctgaggtctctaaactcctctgCAACCAACCCACCacttgttcccttgaccccatttcttctcaccttctccaggccatctctccatccatcttacctagactcacacacataattaaaacatctctacttgcaggcacttttcccactacatttaagcaggctcgagtaaccccgctgctgaaaaaacctgcacttaaccccacacagatagaacactacagaccagtctgtCTCATcctattcatggcaaaaacacatgaaagggcagttttcaatcaaatcagtcaaccatcagatcctactctccaacctctctactctgggcagcACAgtaactgtgcttgactggtttaactcctatctctcaggtaggtccttcaaggtagcctggagaggtgagatatccaagccacatcagttacttacttaGGTACCTCAGgtatcagtgcttgggccacttctcttctctatatacacaacatcactgggacccatcattgaGTCACATGCTTTCTCTTACCACTGtaacactgataacacacaactctacttgtcatTACACGTTAcacctctctttgtctctctacacttgctgccggttgatgcacgtattaaattcaaggctatgatgctggcatacaaaacagtcactgggtctgctccagcatacctaaaataatttctgcagaactacatgcccaccagaagcctgcggtcagctaagaatgttgtaccaacacaaagaggcaccaaaacactttcccggactttcagtttcatcataccacgttggtggaatgaccttcccaactccatccgtgaagctgactcactctgtcttaaaaaaaaaagacttaaaaacacatcttttccatgagcacttaaccagtcactaagatgtccttaagatgattcgcttatgttttcctcttttgtaagtcactttggataaaagcgtctgccaaatgaataaaagtaatttattttaaacaaaaacaaaataacaccGGTTTGAGGACGGCTCACCATGTCATGGCAGGACTCCACATCTTTGCCGATGCCATGGCTGATGAGAGGAGGCTGAGAGGAGCAGTTTATCAGAGACACAAACTCGTTCTTGTTGTTTTTAGGAAAGTCTTTGTATTCAACCTGTAATAAAAGACACACACTGGATGAGCTACTGTGATCCTGCTCTTTAACTTTATAAGGAGGCAGAATGCATGAATTTGGCACATTCCATGAAAACGGTAAAATTGTGTATGCTTTTGTGACAGaggatttttttaaagcataaataagcacaaaactctttgttgttgttgtgagatTTACTATATGTTAGATACACTTATGGTAGGCTATTAGACATGTTAAATCATCTAGCATAAAATTTACCTAGTGTGACAAGAAGCTAGTTTTCAACACATCAAAAAGTCTGTATGCTTCCCTTAAAATGGTAAATTTGACCTGTCCCACCTCTGTCAATACAACAGTCATCATTTTGACAATCTTTTGAATAATAAACATAGCTAGTTAATTACAAAACCcaagaaatcatggttttgaaaATGCCCCAAATATTGGTAACTGCgttgcaaataaatatataaataaatcacaggTCAatcgcaagacaaccactggtcgaTCTTGTTAACATGTCAAAGGGGAAAGGGAGCAgacaaagaaaatacacaaataatgAGAATCTTAAAGATTATTTTTTATATCCTTATTTTGGCTTCCGTGTGAACAGATTTCCGATATGCAGGATGGCAGGGGAAGACTCATTCATATGTATGAGGAAAGCTCTACATGATTGCATGGCATCAAGTAGGGGTAGGGTCAGAGTTGGGTTATAGATTCTCCACCCTGTACTCTACAATTGAATAACAAAAAAACTATTGTGCAAACAATATATAAATCCAACAGACACCAAAAGCAGATCTATAATATCAAACATGTATATAATTAAAGCAAATAGATCTGCTACCAGACTCCACAACATCTGCATGACAGACAGTGCGCTACAAATAATGCTcagtgaaaaatgtaattacaattgcAATATATGAatttgtaactatatcagatgttaataataataaaaaataaaacaataaataacatttttgttatatttagtaCCTGTAAGCCCTGTACAGATGCCAGGTAGCTGAGCTGCTCGGATGGTCTGGTAAGGGGTCCGTTGGGTTTGTGTGCCAGGCTGGTTTTGGTCTTCAGTATACCCTCTGCTGTTGGGGATGTACCAGCGTAAAGCAGCTCATTGGCAATCATTGCGGTGACTGTGGCCTTGGCCGGGTTTGGGGCAGCAGGGCGACTGAAGTCTTTGGCATGAGGTCCATGGTTGGCTCCCACTGCCTGTGCCACCTCAGGCACCATGGGTAAAATGCCAGCAGGGAGCTGTTGATGGCTGAAGAAGGGGAGTCGGAAGTCTTCCTCCTTATTGACTGCAAAGAGATGGAAAATTAAAACATGAATGGAAACACGAAAATCTTCATGTGAAGTTTAATAGGATATATGACAGTTGTTAAAAAACAACTGGTCCTACCAAGACCAGCCTTCTCCGCAGAGCCTGGTTCAAAAAAGGTTACTTTTCGTCCATCTCCAGGTTTTTTAGCAGGTGGCTTTACAAAGACAAATGAAAAGTACTTTATTTATAAACAGTGGGGGTATACTTgggtataattttttatataattcactTTTGTCTGCGATGTATCAACAAATGTTGTCACGTGTTTGAAGACTAACTCTGAACTCTGTATCATTGATCAtctcacaaaacattttggaccccatttacacctgtgtTTAGCGTTCCTTTGTGAACAGCAAAGAGACTAATGCTAATACCAGGCGTAAACAGGGTTTTAGATACTTCAGTAAAGCTTTTCTGGCAAGTATGCATCTGGGTGTAAGCCTTATTTGATTCTGAATatataaagtaaaatataaatttttaaaaaCTATCTTCACCCATTTGTttacaatgcaaattaaatgGTCAACAAAATGCATCAGCAAATGTTCACCTTTTCGTCAGTTTTTAAAGATGGTTTGTGTGGTTGTGGCTGAGGCACTTTGAAGCCCAGAAGCTCCAGCATCTTCTCGGCTGCATTTCGCTTGGCCACTTTTTTACTAGGGCCCATTCCCTCAGCACTTTGCCCTGCAACAGACACCTAAGAaatggagacagagagagaatgtgaaAGCGAAGTGTGTGACGGGGACAAATTACCTTTCCAGCAGcattacaaattataattttgaccaaaaaaaaaagacatttagcaAAGTCCAGAAGAAAATGATGAAAATGAGAATATGCCATCATCACTAAATATTCTCTACGCTATTATGAAAACTCTGTGTCGGCATTCTTCTCTGATAGAGTACCTGCATGACAAACTCTCTGCGTCGGGGCAGTCCTCTCTCTGTCACTAAGGTGTACTCAGGCTCTTTTTCTTTCTTCGCCTGCTGGATCTGAGCGAGTCTGCTGATGGGGTTCATGCCCTGCCCATACTCTGGACTTGTCTGCAGCTGCAAAGCATTGGAAAGGACAATACACATAAAAAGGGTTGCACTGATAAAGAATTTCTGGCTGATTCCAATAGcaggtaaatattttttttgtatggcCAATAACCGAAATAAATGTCCTTATACATAAACCTACAGagctttaaacaaaaatgtttacattaaaactTCAAACTACAATTTAACTACAAAAGTAAGTTCTAGCATTATAACTTCATGCTGTAGAGAAAATATGGGAAGTATTCATTACTTTTGTCACATGGTACAAAAATTACAGAGGTCCTTACAGGACAGGGCGggtatttttttctgaaaaagttttgcattccctcgcattaAGTTTGCATTCCTTTGAAATAGTTTGCAGTCCCTCGCATTAAGTTtgagttcccttgcaatagtttgcagtcCCTCGCATTAAGTTtgagttcccttgcaatagtttgcagtccctcgcaataagtttgcattcccttggaAAAAGTTTTGCGTTCTTTCGGAATAAGTTTTGCATgatcttgcaatagtttgcgttccctcgcaatagtttgctttcCCTAACAATAAGCTTTGctttccttcacaatagtttatgTTCCCGCGCAATATTTCACGTTCCCTTGTGCCCTCAGTTTGCCTTGCAATACATTTATcttggttttattacagtaactatACTTTAGCTATGTtatttgtagtgaaaccatagtgataCAGGAAAACTAAATCTttagtaataaaaataattttgtggttattatggtatAAAATCCTAatctaaatgaaaatgtatgcagGAAGAGCAGGGTATAAAAGTAATCCTACAATCTAATTCATCTTCTACCTTAATGATGGACTTGCTTTTCTTTTTAATGCGTAAAGGCATTTTGTCAGTGACAGGTAGTTGCGGTAGTTTCCGAAGCGCCTCCAGCACAGCGATGGCAGCTAGCTTCTTGGCAATCTTCTTGCTTTTGCCCTCACCCTCCCCTGAAAACTCACCGACTGACACTCTCACCACAAACCTCTTCATGTGAGGAGGTCCCGCTTCTTTTTGCACCTGAGGGATGAGGATGGAGAGTTATGAGATGGGAACAAATTGTTCTTCTAGAAAATTGCTGGCCCAAAATATATTATCTTGAGATGTTCTATATTCATGATCATTGGATTTACTGTACAGACCAGTTCTGcagttttcaaattaaaaagtgCATGAAAGCTCTTCAGAAGAACCTGAACTtattgaaatatttacattttcagtctACCAATTGGATGGGATTCACAACGACATACCTCGAAATTCACAGGCATGTTGCGTTTCAGTGCAATCTCGAAAACTTGGCTGATCTCTGATTTGTTGAGGTTTTCTTCTATCGGCTCTTCTTTCATCTTCAGAGACGACATATTGTATTTTTAGTAAATTCACATCACTTATAGTTACTACATGACAACCCCATAAGATCAATTTCATTTGACGACACTGAATCAGCACAGTCATTGTGTAACAAATATGACATCTTACCTCTGCTAGTTGCTGCAGTATTGGCTCTTTCTGTAGATATTTGATAGCTTTAGCAGCAGCGTCGTGTTTGGCTGCCTGTTGAGTGCAGCCCTTGCCATGGAACTGTTGTCCACCGATAGACAGCTCCATATGATACAGTACAGGCCCCACCGGGGGAAATGGGTAGTAATAACTGATCAGAAGGATCAAGACATCATTATGCATTGGCAATTTTAACGGAAGTAAACTTTATACTACAATTTGATAAATCTTGCCTTGTATAGATAGTATATTAAAGTTTGCTGCAAAATCATCCCTATAGACAAGTTTGCATTTTTTGAATTGTCATCTGTCTGTTCAGGCTGATATTAGAAGCAGGTAAAATCAGCCATTTATTTACCAATTTACAACATAACTCTTTCTGTGCCAGGTTTCAAAAGCACAAATAACAAAACTTATCCATATTAACTTGTCCATATTTTCTCCTGCCCTTTAATATGTTTTGATACTTGGAGGATGTAAAATTCTAGCTCTGGTAGTGTGAACTAGGTAAAAGTGCATAGATTTataatattgtaaataatatcaGTACTTAATATCGCTACCCAGATCTGCCAAAATATTGAAAATGATGCATGattaaaaggaatgttttgggtttaatataagttaagctaaatcaacagcatttggggcataatattgattaccacaaaaattcattttgatttcttaaaaaaattaaaaaagcacaaatatgggttacagtcacttacaatggaagtgaatggggccaatccgtaaacattaaaatactcacctttTTAAAAGGTATAGACCAAGATGTAAATGatatgcatattaacatgatttttgtgtgattaaatcactaattaacttttctgtgtaaagttatagccaattttccAACCTCGTTGTAATGAAGATgtaaatgtcaacaaaccctaaaacaatttaaacaactttacagctcaaaaaatacacaagttttaacagaaaaatgcaggtgcatttataaaatttgaaGCTTTACATTTAcgcctttaaaccctacaaaaaaaaaaaaatggccacattcacttccattgtaaagtgcctcactgtaacctcagtttttgcattttttaaaggagtcgaaataattttttgtggtaatcaactttatgccagaaatgctgttggttgagcttaaattgtattgaacctggaatattcctttaatacataaGATAAAGAAGGAATATACAGAAATATGGAATGCATACTGCTGCATAGAGCGTGCATAAGGGCCTGGCGCTCTGATGTTGTAGTTGAACGCTGGTCTCATCCCCTGGTAGGCATCTATAGGTTTATAGATAGGCTTCTTGCCCAGCTTCATACAAAGTGCATTAAGCTCCACAGTGTGGGTTACGCCATCTGCATGAGAGAGAAGCACGTCAAACAGCAGCTTGCTCCGCTAAAATTGATGAGGCTCAACCTACACAGAAACAGAATGCACTACACTGCATAATAGACAAATAAATGAaccaaaatatgtataaataaggTTGAAATAAGTTAAAAGCATTCTTGCATTtggcattttaaaggaatagttcacccaaaaatgaaaatattgtcatcatCTATGCAACTAAAGCATTATgtgacagactgaaatttaagtctttATGAACTGAAAATCTATACAGAAAACATATCGTATGTACTC
Proteins encoded in this window:
- the LOC127646906 gene encoding double-stranded RNA-binding protein Staufen homolog 1-like isoform X2, which gives rise to MSQLQFQASGNTAPNVAPIQLAPPQPGFSIPCATASLPSESASHPLRSSALPSASVTPFCNPTVSNMANPKEKTPMCLVNELARYNKIQPEYKLLSEQGPAHSKIFSVRLTLGEQHWDAEGTSIKKAQHTAASCALAQTILPKPSHRSPRHLGKNPGGIYKGSEYGVTHTVELNALCMKLGKKPIYKPIDAYQGMRPAFNYNIRAPGPYARSMQHYYYPFPPVGPVLYHMELSIGGQQFHGKGCTQQAAKHDAAAKAIKYLQKEPILQQLAEMKEEPIEENLNKSEISQVFEIALKRNMPVNFEVQKEAGPPHMKRFVVRVSVGEFSGEGEGKSKKIAKKLAAIAVLEALRKLPQLPVTDKMPLRIKKKSKSIIKLQTSPEYGQGMNPISRLAQIQQAKKEKEPEYTLVTERGLPRRREFVMQVSVAGQSAEGMGPSKKVAKRNAAEKMLELLGFKVPQPQPHKPSLKTDEKPPAKKPGDGRKVTFFEPGSAEKAGLVNKEEDFRLPFFSHQQLPAGILPMVPEVAQAVGANHGPHAKDFSRPAAPNPAKATVTAMIANELLYAGTSPTAEGILKTKTSLAHKPNGPLTRPSEQLSYLASVQGLQVEYKDFPKNNKNEFVSLINCSSQPPLISHGIGKDVESCHDMAALNILKLLSELDQQSNERTANGPLSGTGAANKTKRGTHY
- the LOC127646906 gene encoding double-stranded RNA-binding protein Staufen homolog 1-like isoform X1, whose translation is MSQLQFQASGNTAPNVAPIQLAPPQPGFSIPCATASLPSESASHPLRSSALPSASVTPFCNPTVSNMANPKEKTPMCLVNELARYNKIQPEYKLLSEQGPAHSKIFSVRLTLGEQHWDAEGTSIKKAQHTAASCALAQTILPKPSHRSPRHLGKNPGGIYKGSEYGVTHTVELNALCMKLGKKPIYKPIDAYQGMRPAFNYNIRAPGPYARSMQHYYYPFPPVGPVLYHMELSIGGQQFHGKGCTQQAAKHDAAAKAIKYLQKEPILQQLAEMKEEPIEENLNKSEISQVFEIALKRNMPVNFEVQKEAGPPHMKRFVVRVSVGEFSGEGEGKSKKIAKKLAAIAVLEALRKLPQLPVTDKMPLRIKKKSKSIIKLQTSPEYGQGMNPISRLAQIQQAKKEKEPEYTLVTERGLPRRREFVMQVSVAGQSAEGMGPSKKVAKRNAAEKMLELLGFKVPQPQPHKPSLKTDEKPPAKKPGDGRKVTFFEPGSAEKAGLVNKEEDFRLPFFSHQQLPAGILPMVPEVAQAVGANHGPHAKDFSRPAAPNPAKATVTAMIANELLYAGTSPTAEGILKTKTSLAHKPNGPLTRPSEQLSYLASVQGLQVEYKDFPKNNKNEFVSLINCSSQPPLISHGIGKDVESCHDMAALNILKLLSELDQQSNERTANGPLSGCSKQDQEGDALLKPANSSTIGKTLDSTA